From a single Synergistales bacterium genomic region:
- a CDS encoding DctP family TRAP transporter solute-binding subunit, which yields MVLVSMSTGVVASDYLIRVAHVLPESHASHIALKEEFKKQIEEGTDGNVKVELYPNAQLGGDRQAVESVSLGTLEMTMAIGSVLSAYDERAAVMDLPFLFTSREAARAALDGDFGEKLNEIFVESNMYNLGWCENGFRNITNNRGPVNVPGDLEGLKIRTMENPYHVKAFKLYGANPTPMSFGELYTALQQGTVDAQENPISIIYAAKFYEVQDYCSLTQHIYGTVALYINKPFFDSLPEEYQKVVKDAAQATKERQRAVAYRQDTELIEKLEEEGMKVNEVSDEDKLKFREAAEPLYEQYREQYGDEFIEAALQYNE from the coding sequence ATGGTTCTTGTTTCCATGTCCACAGGAGTTGTGGCTTCGGATTATCTTATTCGGGTTGCCCATGTGCTTCCCGAGTCGCACGCTTCCCATATCGCCCTGAAGGAAGAATTCAAAAAACAGATCGAAGAGGGAACAGACGGAAACGTCAAGGTGGAGCTCTACCCCAACGCGCAGCTCGGTGGCGACAGGCAGGCCGTGGAGTCGGTCAGTCTGGGAACGCTGGAGATGACCATGGCCATAGGCTCCGTCCTGAGTGCATACGACGAGCGGGCCGCTGTGATGGACCTGCCGTTCCTGTTCACCTCCCGAGAGGCCGCCCGCGCTGCGCTGGACGGGGATTTTGGCGAAAAGCTGAACGAGATCTTTGTGGAAAGCAATATGTACAACCTCGGCTGGTGCGAGAATGGTTTCCGCAACATAACCAACAACAGGGGCCCGGTTAATGTCCCGGGAGATCTTGAGGGCCTGAAGATCAGGACCATGGAGAATCCATACCACGTGAAGGCCTTCAAGCTTTACGGCGCCAACCCTACCCCGATGTCTTTCGGCGAGCTCTACACGGCGCTCCAGCAGGGTACGGTGGACGCCCAGGAAAACCCCATCTCCATCATCTACGCAGCGAAATTCTACGAAGTGCAGGACTACTGTTCACTCACCCAGCATATCTACGGGACCGTGGCTCTCTACATCAACAAGCCCTTCTTCGACAGCCTTCCTGAAGAGTACCAGAAGGTGGTCAAGGATGCCGCCCAGGCAACGAAGGAACGGCAGCGTGCCGTGGCCTACCGGCAGGATACGGAGCTGATCGAGAAACTCGAGGAAGAGGGCATGAAGGTCAACGAGGTGAGCGACGAAGATAAGTTAAAGTTCCGCGAAGCCGCGGAACCACTTTACGAGCAGTACCGTGAACAGTACGGCGACGAGTTCATCGAAGCCGCCTTGCAGTACAACGAGTAA